One part of the Microlunatus elymi genome encodes these proteins:
- a CDS encoding LuxR C-terminal-related transcriptional regulator, which yields MFRSGVRHEIGIRCRVLGEAEDVDSAVKLILQTQPDVVLLDVHLPGGGGTEVLRRVHEKNPEQKFLALSVSDAAEDVIGVIRGGSRGYVTKSISGPELIDAIRRVAEGDAVFSPRLAGFVLDAFSGAIDIASVDEDLDRLSPREREVMRLIARGYAYKEVAKELFISIKTVETHVSSVLRKLQLSNRHQLTRWATDRRLV from the coding sequence ATGTTTCGCAGCGGCGTACGGCATGAGATCGGCATCCGGTGTCGGGTGCTCGGCGAGGCCGAGGACGTCGACTCCGCGGTGAAGTTGATCTTGCAGACACAACCGGACGTTGTACTGCTCGACGTTCATCTGCCCGGCGGTGGCGGCACCGAGGTGCTGCGTCGGGTGCACGAGAAGAACCCGGAGCAGAAGTTTCTGGCTTTGTCCGTCTCGGACGCGGCCGAGGACGTGATCGGCGTGATCCGCGGTGGCTCGCGGGGTTACGTGACGAAGTCGATCAGCGGGCCGGAACTGATCGACGCGATCCGCCGGGTGGCCGAAGGAGATGCGGTGTTCTCGCCGCGGCTGGCCGGCTTCGTACTGGACGCGTTCTCCGGTGCGATCGACATCGCCAGTGTGGACGAGGACCTTGATCGACTTTCGCCACGGGAACGTGAGGTGATGCGTCTGATCGCACGCGGCTATGCCTACAAGGAAGTCGCCAAGGAACTGTTCATCTCGATCAAGACGGTGGAGACCCACGTCAGCAGCGTGCTGCGCAAACTCCAACTGTCCAATCGGCACCAGCTGACCCGCTGGGCCACCGATCGCCGACTGGTCTGA
- a CDS encoding GlsB/YeaQ/YmgE family stress response membrane protein has translation MFSIIGTIIFGAVIGILARAVLPGRQSYGWVVTILLGIGGAFIGYWLSGLLGVRHTFGIDWIRWALSVGAAAVLSFAYTSITRKGRQDTTV, from the coding sequence ATGTTCTCGATCATCGGCACGATCATCTTCGGAGCGGTGATTGGCATCCTGGCCCGCGCGGTGTTGCCGGGCCGTCAGTCCTACGGTTGGGTGGTCACCATCCTGCTCGGCATCGGTGGAGCCTTCATCGGCTACTGGCTGTCGGGTCTGCTCGGTGTCCGGCACACCTTCGGCATCGACTGGATCCGTTGGGCGCTCAGTGTCGGCGCGGCTGCCGTGTTGAGCTTCGCCTACACCTCGATCACCCGGAAGGGTCGTCAGGACACCACCGTGTGA
- a CDS encoding RrF2 family transcriptional regulator: protein MRLSARVDYALRAAAELAAAGAPRTLDQLAAAQEIPAKYLESILGEMRRGGILRSQRGPDGGYRLGRPSEQISIADIIRVLDGELANVRGSRPENLEYTGAAVPLQQVWIALRASERSILEQVTLANIADAKMPDAVAKLIASPAAWS from the coding sequence ATGAGACTTTCAGCGCGCGTCGACTACGCCCTCCGTGCCGCCGCCGAGCTGGCCGCGGCGGGCGCACCTCGTACGCTGGACCAGCTCGCGGCCGCCCAGGAGATCCCGGCCAAGTATCTGGAGAGCATCCTCGGTGAGATGCGTCGCGGTGGGATCCTGCGCAGCCAGCGCGGTCCCGACGGTGGCTATCGGCTCGGTCGCCCGTCGGAGCAGATCAGCATCGCCGACATCATCCGGGTGCTCGACGGCGAGCTCGCGAACGTCCGCGGCAGCCGTCCGGAGAACCTCGAGTACACCGGCGCCGCGGTGCCGCTGCAGCAGGTCTGGATCGCGCTGCGAGCCAGCGAACGTTCGATCCTGGAACAGGTCACCCTCGCCAACATCGCCGACGCCAAGATGCCCGACGCAGTAGCAAAGTTGATCGCCTCTCCGGCTGCCTGGAGCTGA
- a CDS encoding sulfite exporter TauE/SafE family protein: MRKLIVVAVVGLLAQLVDGALGMGYGVTSSSLLVAVAALTPAAASASVHLSEMGTNIASGISHWRLKNVDWRVVARIALPGAIGSFIGATVLSNLSTEAAEPVMCGILLALGVYIFIRFLIGIKPRLRGNPGLKLLAPLGLFAGFVDATGGGGWGPVATPALLTDGRMEPRKVIGSIDTAEFVVSAAASLGFIIALGSQGIHWGLALALLIGGVIAAPIAAYLVRIAPAHLLGIAVAGIILLTNSRTLMKSADVDSGTRWIVYIGLFVVTVAGLVFVIARNRRNKDDSADRPVETVSA; the protein is encoded by the coding sequence ATGCGCAAACTCATCGTGGTCGCTGTGGTCGGACTACTCGCACAGCTCGTCGACGGCGCGCTCGGGATGGGGTACGGCGTGACCTCCAGCAGCTTGCTGGTCGCCGTCGCCGCGCTCACCCCGGCGGCGGCATCGGCATCGGTACACCTGTCGGAGATGGGCACCAACATCGCCTCCGGCATCTCCCACTGGAGACTGAAGAACGTCGACTGGCGGGTGGTGGCGCGGATCGCGCTGCCGGGCGCGATCGGCTCGTTCATCGGCGCCACGGTGCTGTCCAACCTGTCCACCGAAGCAGCCGAACCGGTGATGTGCGGCATCCTGCTGGCGCTCGGCGTCTACATCTTCATTCGCTTCCTGATCGGCATCAAGCCACGGCTGCGCGGCAACCCGGGGCTGAAGTTGCTGGCCCCACTGGGACTGTTCGCCGGCTTCGTCGACGCCACCGGAGGCGGCGGCTGGGGACCGGTGGCTACCCCGGCGCTGCTGACCGACGGCCGGATGGAGCCGCGCAAGGTGATCGGCTCGATCGACACCGCCGAGTTCGTCGTCAGTGCCGCCGCCAGCCTCGGCTTCATCATCGCGCTGGGCTCGCAGGGCATCCATTGGGGACTCGCGCTGGCGCTGCTGATCGGCGGCGTGATCGCCGCCCCGATCGCCGCGTATCTGGTCCGGATCGCGCCGGCCCACCTGCTCGGGATCGCGGTCGCCGGGATCATCCTGCTGACCAACTCTCGTACCTTGATGAAGTCCGCGGACGTCGACTCCGGCACCCGCTGGATCGTCTACATCGGTCTCTTCGTGGTGACTGTCGCCGGCCTGGTCTTCGTCATCGCCCGCAATCGCCGCAACAAGGACGACTCCGCCGACCGCCCGGTCGAGACCGTGTCCGCCTGA
- a CDS encoding phospholipase D-like domain-containing protein: MKLGRLPVRKIIKRSVLAVAAVQGATLGALAITDHRRKKSRRHVVFPRVPPRSVTTGGSEVTLYTYGEDLYADMLGAIRQARLQIYFETFIWKADPVGFEFKQALLDAAERGVRVYIVYDEFANLVVPRSFFRFPKHPNLRVKPHRLIGFGFRWPRQTGRDHRKLLVVDDDVAFIGGYNIGSLYATNWRDTHARLTGDIVWDMQNAFIDYWNLFPRRRLPQLPDTGGLVWQPNIRLYRNVPKNLVFPIRGMYLDAIDRASHHIYLTHAYLIPDEDMVRALLQAADRGVDVRIIVPEESNHIVADWLSRGFYSQLLRGGVRLFLYQGAMVHAKTACIDGQWSTIGTANIDRLSLQGNYEMNIEVFSDAVAGQLEEIFAMDSSNCRELTLDEWHSRPAMVKFSESVLTPFRPLL; encoded by the coding sequence ATGAAGTTGGGACGGCTGCCGGTGCGGAAGATCATCAAGCGATCCGTGCTTGCCGTGGCAGCCGTACAGGGTGCGACGCTCGGCGCGTTGGCGATCACCGACCACCGCCGCAAGAAGAGCCGTCGGCACGTCGTCTTTCCGCGCGTGCCGCCGCGTTCGGTGACCACCGGCGGTTCGGAGGTCACGCTCTACACCTACGGCGAGGACCTGTACGCCGACATGCTCGGCGCCATCCGGCAGGCCAGGCTACAGATCTACTTCGAGACGTTCATCTGGAAGGCCGACCCGGTCGGCTTCGAGTTCAAGCAGGCGCTGCTGGACGCGGCGGAGCGCGGCGTACGGGTCTACATCGTCTACGACGAGTTCGCCAATCTGGTCGTCCCACGAAGCTTCTTCCGCTTCCCGAAGCATCCGAATCTGCGGGTGAAGCCGCATCGGCTGATCGGTTTCGGATTCCGCTGGCCGCGGCAGACCGGGCGCGATCACCGCAAGCTGCTGGTGGTCGACGACGACGTCGCCTTCATCGGCGGTTACAACATCGGCAGCCTGTACGCGACGAACTGGCGCGACACCCATGCCCGGCTGACCGGCGACATCGTCTGGGACATGCAGAACGCGTTCATCGACTACTGGAACCTGTTCCCTCGGCGGCGGCTGCCGCAGCTGCCCGATACCGGCGGGCTCGTCTGGCAGCCGAACATCCGGCTCTACCGGAATGTGCCGAAGAACCTGGTCTTCCCGATCCGCGGCATGTATCTGGATGCGATCGACCGGGCCAGTCATCACATCTACCTGACCCACGCCTACCTGATCCCGGACGAGGACATGGTGCGGGCGCTGTTGCAGGCGGCCGATCGTGGCGTCGATGTGCGAATCATCGTCCCCGAGGAGTCCAACCACATCGTCGCCGACTGGTTGTCCCGCGGCTTCTACAGCCAGTTGCTGCGCGGCGGCGTACGACTCTTCCTCTACCAGGGTGCGATGGTGCACGCGAAGACGGCCTGCATCGATGGGCAGTGGTCGACCATCGGCACCGCCAACATCGACCGATTGTCCCTGCAGGGCAACTACGAGATGAACATCGAGGTGTTCTCCGACGCGGTGGCCGGTCAGCTGGAGGAGATCTTCGCGATGGATTCGAGCAACTGCCGCGAACTCACCCTGGACGAGTGGCACAGCCGGCCGGCGATGGTGAAATTCAGCGAATCCGTGCTCACGCCGTTCCGCCCCCTCCTCTGA
- a CDS encoding UvrD-helicase domain-containing protein, with amino-acid sequence MFPEAGRPARDKKQRKQDLLAGLNPQQRQAVLHTGAPVLVVAGAGSGKTRVLTRRIAYLVGERKVHPGSILAITFTNKAAAEMRDRVQELIGNRAKLMWVSTFHSACVRILRSEIGRFNMARTFSIYDDADAKRLMQLVCRDLSLDPKRFPPRAVLNWVSNCKNELVDTDSASSKVSTPLEEGYLAAYKEYQQRLIAANALDFDDLIMTTVHLMQAFPEVREQYRRRFRHVLVDEYQDTNIAQYELIRQLCGHVEDSPAQVEDGPAAAPAELMVVGDSDQSIYAFRGATIRNILDFESDFPGAETILLEQNYRSTQNVLDAANAVISRNQGRTEKRLWSDAGAGDKLVGYVADSEHDEAQFVAGEIDALVDQGKIKYGDVAVFYRTNAQSRAFEEVFVRVGLPYKVVGGVRFYERREIRDAIAYLRAIANRSDDVSVRRILNVPKRGIGDRAEAAVEAYAAEHRISFGDALRHVDEIAGLATRSAKQIASFTAFMDKCERLVADNAPADEVLTTVLQDSGYLAELHASTDPQDETRLENLVELVAVAREFVAAGGTTPLGSGGEGGGLSSLSTEPILATELPPTVETVQAPQDTEPQHRGPRVDPAPADSLFAEGLFALEENSGPSTSSGPVGVGSESVDAGSGSGSILDEVQVGPEADQLTGAEFELGAGAAQPDVSLGAFLERVALVADADQIPDSDGESGGMVTLMTLHTAKGLEFDTVFLGGLEDGIFPHQRALGERAELEEERRLAYVGLTRARKRLYLSRAIVRSAWGAPQHNPPSRFLAEIPVDLIDWRRTEGAVTSWRSSSATSYERERAKDEATARWRNTVGFGSSLPKKKEIPSLQAGDRVLHSVFGMGSVIATSGAGENAKADVDFGSSGVKRLSLRHAPLEKL; translated from the coding sequence TTGTTTCCCGAGGCCGGCCGGCCCGCGCGGGACAAGAAGCAGCGCAAGCAGGATCTGCTGGCGGGGTTGAATCCTCAGCAGCGGCAGGCCGTGCTGCACACCGGCGCGCCGGTGCTGGTCGTCGCCGGCGCGGGATCGGGCAAGACCCGGGTGCTGACCCGCCGGATCGCCTACCTGGTTGGCGAAAGGAAGGTTCATCCGGGGTCGATCCTCGCCATCACCTTCACCAACAAGGCCGCCGCCGAGATGCGGGATCGAGTGCAGGAGCTGATCGGCAACCGGGCCAAGTTGATGTGGGTGTCCACCTTCCACTCCGCGTGTGTCAGGATCCTGCGTTCGGAGATCGGCCGATTCAACATGGCCCGTACGTTCTCGATCTACGACGACGCCGACGCGAAGCGGCTGATGCAGTTGGTCTGTCGCGACCTTTCCCTTGACCCGAAGCGATTCCCGCCGCGCGCGGTGCTGAACTGGGTGTCCAACTGCAAGAACGAGTTGGTCGACACCGACTCGGCGAGTTCGAAAGTGAGCACGCCGCTGGAGGAGGGCTATCTCGCTGCGTACAAGGAATATCAGCAGCGTCTGATCGCCGCGAACGCCTTGGACTTCGACGATTTGATCATGACGACCGTGCACCTGATGCAGGCCTTCCCCGAGGTCCGCGAGCAGTACCGGCGCCGGTTCCGGCATGTCCTCGTCGACGAGTATCAGGACACCAACATCGCCCAGTACGAGTTGATCCGCCAGCTCTGCGGCCATGTCGAGGACAGTCCGGCGCAGGTCGAGGACGGTCCGGCGGCGGCCCCGGCGGAGTTGATGGTGGTCGGCGACTCGGACCAGTCGATCTACGCCTTCCGCGGCGCGACCATCCGCAACATCCTCGACTTCGAGTCCGACTTCCCGGGCGCCGAAACGATCTTGCTCGAGCAGAACTACCGCTCCACCCAGAACGTCCTGGACGCGGCCAACGCGGTCATCTCGCGCAACCAGGGGCGTACCGAGAAGCGGCTGTGGTCCGACGCCGGAGCCGGCGACAAGCTCGTCGGCTACGTGGCCGATTCCGAGCACGACGAGGCCCAGTTCGTGGCCGGTGAGATCGACGCGCTGGTCGATCAGGGCAAGATCAAGTACGGCGACGTCGCGGTGTTCTACCGGACCAACGCTCAGTCCCGCGCGTTCGAGGAGGTCTTCGTCCGGGTCGGGTTGCCGTACAAGGTCGTCGGCGGCGTCCGCTTCTACGAGCGGCGCGAGATCCGCGACGCGATCGCCTACTTGCGTGCCATCGCCAACCGCAGCGACGACGTCTCGGTCCGGCGGATCCTCAACGTGCCCAAGCGCGGCATCGGTGATCGGGCCGAGGCGGCCGTGGAGGCGTACGCGGCCGAGCATCGGATCAGCTTCGGCGACGCGCTGCGGCACGTCGACGAGATCGCGGGACTCGCCACCCGGTCGGCCAAGCAGATCGCCTCCTTCACCGCGTTCATGGACAAGTGCGAGCGGTTGGTCGCCGACAACGCGCCGGCCGACGAGGTGTTGACCACGGTGCTGCAGGACTCGGGCTACCTGGCCGAGTTGCACGCCTCGACCGATCCGCAGGACGAGACCCGGCTGGAGAACCTGGTCGAGCTGGTGGCGGTGGCGCGGGAGTTCGTCGCCGCCGGCGGGACCACGCCGCTGGGCAGCGGCGGTGAGGGCGGGGGGTTGTCCTCGCTGAGCACCGAACCGATCCTCGCCACCGAGCTGCCGCCGACGGTTGAGACGGTTCAGGCTCCACAGGACACCGAGCCGCAGCACCGCGGTCCGCGCGTCGATCCCGCACCGGCCGACAGTCTTTTCGCCGAGGGGTTGTTCGCGCTGGAGGAGAATTCCGGTCCTTCGACAAGCTCAGGACCCGTGGGAGTCGGCTCCGAATCGGTGGATGCGGGTTCGGGTTCCGGGTCGATCCTGGACGAGGTGCAGGTCGGGCCGGAGGCCGATCAACTGACCGGGGCCGAGTTCGAGTTGGGCGCCGGGGCGGCCCAACCCGATGTGTCGCTGGGCGCGTTCCTGGAGCGGGTGGCGCTGGTGGCCGACGCCGATCAGATCCCGGACTCCGACGGCGAGTCCGGCGGGATGGTCACCCTGATGACCTTGCACACGGCCAAGGGGCTGGAGTTCGACACCGTTTTCCTCGGCGGCCTGGAGGACGGGATCTTCCCGCACCAGCGCGCGCTGGGGGAGCGCGCCGAGTTGGAGGAGGAACGCCGACTCGCCTATGTCGGGCTGACCCGGGCCCGCAAGCGGCTCTACCTGAGCCGGGCCATCGTCCGTTCCGCCTGGGGTGCGCCGCAGCACAACCCGCCGAGCCGATTCCTGGCCGAGATCCCGGTCGACCTGATCGACTGGCGGCGTACCGAGGGTGCGGTGACCAGTTGGCGGTCGTCGTCGGCCACCTCGTACGAGCGGGAACGGGCCAAGGACGAGGCAACCGCGCGCTGGCGCAACACCGTCGGCTTCGGCAGCAGCCTGCCGAAGAAGAAGGAGATCCCGTCCCTGCAGGCCGGCGATCGAGTGCTGCACTCGGTCTTCGGCATGGGCAGCGTGATCGCCACCTCCGGTGCCGGCGAGAACGCCAAGGCCGACGTGGATTTCGGCTCCTCGGGCGTGAAGCGGCTTTCGCTGCGGCACGCGCCGCTGGAAAAGCTCTGA
- a CDS encoding M23 family metallopeptidase — translation MRSQQRKRVPLLKNFPTVTGARAFGTAKRTRARRAIEELEKDKRGWIRHGIAALAIAGLGLGAAGAVALTGSASELSGGSTTGVTVASSSSDAGVTAVGNRSDQTSRSVQRKSLSASQTSNTDGPLDGTVDMSARRDAQKNAKVTDTSSQNDAASKAGEQRAKALQDASKSSQKLSSKLSKEERERGQVAADNATTGANTTGSGDTGNATTAAGTDSQDLTSSSTGDGHATLPVAKGSYNIAATFGQYGSWARYHTGIDFAAPIGTPIHATGNGVITNAGIGSASSWAGNYVTIKFANGQQMLFAHMSSVSVSAGQQVTAGQLIGHVGQTGRAFGPHTHVELYPAGVTPGDVYSAINPAIWFHAHGLNP, via the coding sequence GTGCGATCGCAACAGCGCAAGCGTGTCCCGTTGCTGAAGAATTTCCCGACGGTGACCGGCGCCAGAGCCTTTGGGACCGCCAAGCGGACGCGGGCCCGCCGGGCGATCGAAGAACTCGAGAAGGACAAGCGGGGCTGGATCCGGCACGGCATCGCCGCGCTGGCGATCGCCGGTCTCGGTCTCGGAGCCGCCGGCGCGGTCGCCCTGACCGGTTCGGCCAGTGAACTGTCCGGTGGCTCGACCACCGGCGTGACCGTGGCGTCGAGTTCGTCGGACGCCGGCGTGACCGCGGTCGGCAACCGGTCGGATCAGACCAGCCGGTCGGTGCAGCGGAAGTCGCTGTCCGCTTCCCAGACCTCCAACACTGACGGGCCGCTGGACGGCACGGTCGACATGTCTGCTCGTCGGGACGCCCAGAAGAACGCCAAGGTCACCGACACCAGCAGCCAGAACGACGCCGCCAGCAAGGCCGGCGAGCAGCGGGCGAAGGCCCTGCAGGACGCGTCGAAGTCGTCGCAGAAGCTCTCCAGCAAGCTCAGCAAGGAAGAGCGCGAGCGCGGGCAGGTAGCTGCCGACAACGCCACCACCGGCGCCAACACCACCGGCAGCGGCGACACCGGGAACGCCACGACGGCCGCCGGCACCGACAGCCAGGATCTGACCAGCTCCAGCACCGGCGACGGGCATGCGACCCTGCCGGTGGCGAAGGGCTCGTACAACATCGCGGCGACCTTCGGTCAGTACGGTTCCTGGGCCCGCTACCACACCGGCATCGACTTCGCCGCCCCGATCGGTACGCCGATCCACGCGACCGGCAACGGCGTGATCACCAATGCCGGCATCGGTTCGGCCAGCAGCTGGGCCGGCAACTACGTGACGATCAAGTTCGCCAACGGCCAGCAAATGCTGTTCGCGCACATGTCCTCGGTGTCGGTCAGCGCCGGCCAGCAGGTGACCGCCGGTCAGCTGATCGGACACGTCGGCCAGACCGGCCGCGCCTTCGGTCCGCACACCCACGTCGAGCTCTACCCGGCCGGCGTCACCCCGGGCGACGTCTACAGCGCGATCAACCCGGCCATCTGGTTCCACGCCCACGGTCTGAACCCGTAA
- a CDS encoding M23 family metallopeptidase, with amino-acid sequence MRTASGAGTLHRQWRRFRRALRLPHLRALLSRWVRVWLPAWFAAVLIAGAGVTVAAITDLTAPPRSAATQQVVRHPAPLAQYDRNFGAAPQIRLNTPAQNRLVAVQRHYQLAGEQQIIAETALKSYAAERRRALRQTAARTQHAQEKIFAEREQRRIRAMVARELAERLRREQAAAEAEAARQRAAGAEPPADAAAAGATASLSNENGTTQVGTVDGATPPGQDGIPFGRVVGGVMPVASGTIGARFGAYGFWSSYHTGVDFRAGFGEPVHAVAAGVVTYAGNSGDWAGNHVAIRHADGVSTMYSHLSDIEVSPGQPVAAGQEIGRVGQTGRAFGPHLHFEVYPPGIRPGDVYRAVDPLPWLNSIGVHPR; translated from the coding sequence TTGCGCACTGCATCCGGCGCTGGGACGCTGCATCGCCAGTGGCGTCGATTTCGCCGAGCGCTTCGGCTGCCGCATCTGCGTGCCCTGCTGTCGCGTTGGGTACGAGTCTGGCTGCCCGCCTGGTTCGCCGCGGTGCTGATCGCCGGGGCCGGCGTGACCGTCGCGGCGATCACCGACCTGACCGCGCCGCCGCGCTCGGCGGCCACCCAGCAGGTCGTCCGGCACCCGGCTCCGCTGGCGCAGTACGACCGCAACTTCGGGGCCGCACCCCAGATCCGGCTGAACACGCCCGCTCAGAACCGGTTGGTGGCCGTGCAACGGCACTATCAACTCGCCGGCGAACAACAGATCATCGCCGAGACGGCGTTGAAGAGCTACGCCGCCGAACGCCGCCGGGCCTTGCGGCAAACCGCGGCACGCACCCAGCACGCGCAGGAGAAGATCTTCGCCGAGCGTGAGCAACGTCGGATCCGGGCGATGGTGGCTCGCGAGTTGGCCGAGCGGCTGCGCCGGGAACAGGCGGCGGCCGAGGCAGAGGCGGCGCGGCAACGTGCCGCCGGTGCCGAACCTCCGGCCGATGCCGCCGCAGCGGGCGCCACCGCGTCCCTGTCCAACGAGAACGGCACCACCCAGGTCGGGACGGTCGACGGCGCCACTCCACCCGGCCAGGACGGCATTCCCTTCGGTCGCGTGGTCGGCGGGGTGATGCCGGTGGCGTCGGGAACGATCGGCGCACGCTTCGGTGCGTACGGGTTCTGGTCGAGCTACCACACCGGAGTCGACTTCCGCGCCGGCTTCGGCGAACCGGTCCACGCCGTGGCCGCCGGAGTCGTGACCTACGCGGGCAACAGCGGTGACTGGGCCGGCAACCACGTCGCCATCCGGCACGCCGACGGCGTCAGCACCATGTACTCACATCTGTCCGACATCGAGGTGTCGCCCGGTCAGCCGGTGGCCGCAGGGCAGGAGATCGGACGTGTCGGCCAGACCGGGCGGGCGTTCGGCCCGCATCTGCATTTCGAGGTCTACCCGCCGGGGATCCGGCCGGGAGACGTCTACCGCGCGGTCGATCCGCTCCCCTGGTTGAACAGCATCGGCGTCCATCCGCGTTGA
- a CDS encoding cobalamin B12-binding domain-containing protein, whose translation METGSSSGPQLRIVVAKPGLDGHDRGAKVIARALRDAGMEVIYTGLHQTPEQIVRTAIAEDADGIGLSVLSGAHMTLFARVMELLAENEATDIVVFGGGIIPEEDRRALAELGVTGIFTPGARMDEIVDWVRTNVKHQATL comes from the coding sequence ATGGAAACAGGGTCGAGTTCCGGGCCTCAGCTGCGGATCGTGGTTGCCAAGCCCGGCCTGGACGGCCATGATCGCGGCGCCAAGGTGATCGCCCGGGCACTGCGAGATGCCGGCATGGAGGTCATCTACACCGGCCTGCATCAGACCCCCGAACAGATCGTCCGTACCGCGATCGCCGAGGACGCCGACGGGATCGGCCTGTCCGTGCTGTCGGGCGCCCACATGACCTTGTTCGCCCGGGTGATGGAGCTGCTGGCGGAGAACGAGGCGACCGACATCGTGGTCTTCGGCGGCGGCATCATCCCCGAGGAGGATCGGCGGGCGCTGGCCGAGCTGGGGGTCACCGGAATCTTCACCCCGGGCGCTCGGATGGACGAGATCGTCGATTGGGTCCGGACCAACGTCAAGCATCAAGCGACCCTCTGA
- the sucC gene encoding ADP-forming succinate--CoA ligase subunit beta, producing the protein MDLYEYQARDVFEAHGVPVLRGITATTPDEAKSAAAELGSPVVVVKAQVKTGGRGKAGGVKIAKSPDEAAARAEEILGLDIKGHVVKKLMIAEGADIAEEYYFSVLLDRAERRYLAMCSKEGGMEIEQLAVERPEALAKVPVDPVVGIDEAKAREIVRQAGFDSEIGAKIAPVLIKLYDVYTGEDATLVEVNPLVKTGAGDIIALDGKVTLDENAAFRHPDHAALVDNVSTDPLEVKAKDKGLNYVKLDGEVGIIGNGAGLVMSTLDVVAYAGEKHGVKPANFLDIGGGANAQVMADGLDVILGDEQVRTVFVNVFGGITACDEVANGIKGALEILGDSATKPLVVRLDGNNVDKGRAILNELNHPLVTQVDTMDGAAAKAAELAAR; encoded by the coding sequence GTGGACTTGTACGAGTACCAAGCGCGTGATGTCTTCGAGGCGCACGGCGTCCCCGTACTGCGGGGGATCACCGCGACGACACCGGACGAGGCGAAGTCGGCAGCCGCCGAACTGGGCAGCCCCGTTGTGGTGGTCAAGGCCCAGGTGAAGACCGGCGGACGAGGCAAGGCCGGCGGCGTCAAGATCGCCAAGAGCCCGGACGAGGCGGCCGCCCGCGCCGAGGAGATCCTCGGCCTGGACATCAAGGGCCACGTGGTCAAGAAGCTGATGATCGCCGAAGGTGCCGACATCGCCGAGGAGTACTACTTCTCCGTGCTGCTGGACCGCGCCGAGCGTCGCTACCTCGCCATGTGCTCCAAAGAGGGCGGGATGGAGATCGAACAGCTCGCCGTCGAGCGTCCCGAGGCACTGGCCAAGGTGCCGGTGGACCCGGTGGTCGGCATCGACGAGGCGAAGGCCCGCGAGATCGTACGGCAGGCCGGCTTCGACTCCGAGATCGGCGCCAAGATCGCTCCGGTGTTGATCAAGCTCTACGACGTGTACACCGGCGAGGACGCCACCCTGGTTGAGGTCAACCCGCTGGTGAAGACCGGTGCCGGCGACATCATCGCGCTGGACGGCAAGGTCACCCTCGACGAGAACGCCGCCTTCCGCCATCCTGATCACGCTGCGCTCGTGGACAACGTCTCCACCGACCCGCTCGAGGTCAAGGCCAAGGACAAGGGCCTGAACTACGTCAAGCTGGACGGCGAGGTCGGCATCATCGGCAACGGCGCCGGTCTGGTGATGAGCACTCTCGACGTGGTCGCGTACGCCGGTGAGAAGCACGGTGTGAAGCCGGCCAACTTCCTCGACATCGGCGGCGGTGCCAACGCCCAGGTGATGGCCGACGGGCTGGACGTGATCTTGGGCGACGAGCAGGTCCGGACCGTGTTCGTGAACGTGTTCGGCGGTATCACCGCCTGCGACGAGGTCGCCAATGGCATCAAGGGTGCGCTGGAGATCCTCGGCGACAGCGCCACCAAACCGCTGGTCGTCCGCCTCGACGGGAACAACGTGGACAAGGGCCGCGCGATCCTGAACGAGTTGAATCACCCGCTGGTGACCCAGGTGGACACGATGGACGGCGCCGCGGCCAAGGCCGCCGAGCTCGCCGCCCGCTGA